The stretch of DNA CGTGAGGAAATCGAACCGTGCCAGCCCTCCGATATAGAGCGTCTGTTCCGGATTCAACTGATACACTTTCGGTTTTAATTCTTTTTTCGGGGTGATCGCTTTCAAATCCTTGGCGTCCAGGTGGTGCGCTATTTGGTGATCATTAATGATTCCCGGTGTATCGTAAATCGCTTTCCCGTCGTCCAATGGGATTTCGACGAGGTCCAAGGTAGTTCCCGGGAAATGTGAAGTCGTGATGACTTCCCCGATGCCGGTTGCACGTTTGATGATCCGGTTGATGAATGTCGATTTGCCGACATTCGTGCAACCGACGACATAGACATCCTTCCCTTTCCGGAGTTCATCAATTGCATCAAGTGCGTCTTCCATGCCGGTCCCGCGATGGGCAGACACTAGAAGGACGTCAGCGGGTTTCAATCCCAGTTTGACTGCTTCCGATTTCATCCAATGGATCAGCCGGTTCGGTTTCACGGATTTCGGCAAGATGTCCGCCTTGTTGCCGATCAGCAATATATCTTTATTTCCGACGAACCGGTGCAAGCCGTTTATCCAACTTCCGTTGAAATCAAAGATATCGACGATTTTGACGACAATCCCCTCTTTTTGACCGATTCCGTTCAATATTTTCAGGAAGTCATCCCCTGAAAGGGATACCGGCTGCAGCTCATTGTAGTTCCGCAAGCGGAAGCAACGCTGGCAGACGACGTCGTCCTTATCCAATGATGCGGGCGGGGCGTACCCTTCCTTTTTCGGGTCCTCCGTCTGAATGGTGATCCCACAGCCGATACATTTCAATAGCTCCAAATTCAGTCCTCCCATTTGATCATGCCGCGACGTTTCATGCCCGCCATGATTCTTCTCTCAATCATTCTGTTGAATCTTGTAACGAAGCCGTCCGATTTGGCGACCGGTACGACGAGAATCGTATGAAGCCCTGCCCGATTCCCGCCAAAAATATCTGTCAGCAGCTGATCCCCGATGACGACCACTTCTTCCTTACGGACACCCATCAACGATACAGCTTTATGGAATGATCTCGTCAGAGGTTTATGCGCATCAAAGATGAAAGAGATGGAGATCGGATCACAAAAAGTCTTCACCCGGCTCTCATTATTATTTGATACTACGGTCACTTTCAACCCGGCGTCCCGCATTTCCTTCACCCATCGGGAAATTTCGGGAGTCGCATCCGGGCAATCCCAAGCGACGAGGGTATTGTCCAAATCTGTAATAATCGCCTTGATTCCTTTCTCTTTCAACTTCTCCGGAGAGAGCGAAAAGACGCTTTTTACATATTCATCCGGCAAAAAATATTTATACACAACATCCACTCCGATTAGCATCTAATTCTGAAATGATTATAACACACCTGTCCGTACGGATTGAATTGTTCGGAACCGGCTTTTTGCAACGCGGAATACAAGCCGAACATCGTCCGGCATAGTCCCCAGTGATAAGACAAGACTTCGGCTGCATATGCTGTCATACAACGACAACAGGAGGTGAACCGATGAGCGGGCTTGTCATGGCAATGGTTCAGCTATGGCTTGAAATCCCTGCAATGCTTGGGTATATCAGAGGGCAAGCGTTTCAACGGCCGCTATCAAAGGAAGAGGAGGCGGATTGTCTGAAACGTCTTGCAGAAGGTGATGAATCCGCCAAAGACGAACTAATTGAACGGAATATGCGGCTCGTGGCCCACATCGTAAAAAAGTTCCACCCGAAACATGAACTGCTCGACGACTATATTTCCATTGGCACTATCGGTTTGATGAAAGCAGTAAACAGCTTCACCCCGGATCGGAAGACCAAACTTGCGACCTATGCGGCACGTTGTATTGAAAACGAAATCCTTATGTATTTGCGGACGCAGAAAAAAGTGCAGAAAGACGTCTCTTTGTTCGACCCGATCGGAATGGATAAAGACGGCCAATCGCTTCAAATCGCGGATTTGCTGCAAACTGATGATGAAGCGCCGATTGACGCAGTAGAACAACGAGAAAGAATCGAAAGACTGTACCGGCATCTCGGAAAACTGGATGGGAGAGAACTGGAAATCATTCAGCGCCGCTATGGATTGCTGGATGATCAGCCGATGACCCAAAAAGAGATCGCCGCGCAACTCAATATTTCCAGAAGCTATGTCTCAAGGATCGAAAAGCGGGCAATTGTAAAACTCTACCAACTTTTCAAACATGAATATAACGAATAATCGGAGTTGACTTATGACCTACCAGCATTTGGATCTAACCATACCACCACAACTATATAAGTAAAAGGCGTTTCCTAGCGGGAGTGGTCCCGGCATCGGAAACGCCTCATCATATTGTTCGGTCTTCAGTCCGCACTAACCTCACGCAGAATGACTGCTGCAAGGATTGTCGAAACAATGAATACACCTGCCATCAAAAATAGCATAGTCCGGATTCCCCCCTCAACACTAAGTGAAATTGACCATCTACGTCCATCTTACCATGAAAGGTCTATAATTTCGAGATGGCTTTCAAAACGATATCCGTTGAATGGCGGGCCGCAATCGGCAAGAATTCATCAAAGCTGATGGACGAGTCCTTCCCGGCTATGTCGGAAAGCGCCCGGATGACGACGAAGGGCGTTCCGAAGCGATGGCAGACTTGCGCCACCGCAGCCGCCTCCATTTCCCCCGCTATCATCGAAGGGAAGTGTTCTTTCACGGCATTCACATGGTCCAGGTCGCTCATGAATGTATCCCCGGATGCAATCAACCCTGTGGCATGTTGGTGTTCCCCGATCTCCTCGACCACTTCCCGGGCAATTTGGATCAACCGTTCATCGGATCCGTATGCTGCGGGAAGCCCCGGCACTTGGCCATGTTCGTATCCAAAAGCTGTCACATCCACGTCATGGTGGCGCACTTCATCTGAAATGACGACAGTGCCGACCTCCAAACGTTCGTCAAACCCGCCCGCCGAACCGGTATTCAGGACGACATCAGGCTTATAATTATCCAATAACAATGTCGTAGCAATCGCCGCATTCACTTTCCCAATCCCGCTTTTCACCAGGATGACCGAGCGTCCTCCGACTTCTCCTTCGATAAATTCACAGTCGGCAATGACCGTTGTTTGTGCATTGTCGATTTCCTCCCGCAACAGTTCCACTTCTTGCTCCATTGCTCCGATTACCGCAATCTTCATGAAATCCCTCCGCCATTCTCATACATTTTTAATAGTCAAATTCCAAAGTGTTCAAAACATCCATTTGAACCGGCTTCCAACCTGCGCCATCCACCCATTCCAAGTGCACTTGATATTTCTTCGACTTGTCTTTCGTGGATACAATGCCAATCGACTTTTGCGGACTTCCACCGTTTTTGATCTTCCAGTAGATCAGCGATTCTTCCGGAATGCCGGTCGAATAGGCGATCGCTTGTTTTTTCTCCTGCCAGTCCACGGATGTTCCGTCATACTGGGAAACATGGTTTCCAGTCTGTGTCGTGCCGATCGGTTTCCATGAACTATTGACGATCGTCTCGGCAATGACCGGGTCATCCGGATTGGCGTACGTCACCTTTCCGCCCTGGCCTTCGTCTGTTTTTTCTTCCTTATCGGCTGGTTCCAATGTAGTTTCTTCCCGCTGAGACGTGCTCTCACCATTTTGGCCTTGATCTGAATCCACGGGAGGCTGTGCTGTTTCCGTCCGATCCGATTCGACTGCAGGAGTTTCAGCCTCTTCTTCATCCGCTTGGCCTTCCAGCACCAAATCCGTATCCTGCTGCTCCTCCGCCTCTTCCTGCGCGCTGTCCGTCTGCGCTTCCTCTTCCCGCTCGGCTTGCTGTTCGTCTTTATTGCCGGTGAATATAATGCTTGCTGTAATGATAATGAGTACGACAACGAGT from Bacillus sp. OxB-1 encodes:
- the yqeH gene encoding ribosome biogenesis GTPase YqeH produces the protein MGGLNLELLKCIGCGITIQTEDPKKEGYAPPASLDKDDVVCQRCFRLRNYNELQPVSLSGDDFLKILNGIGQKEGIVVKIVDIFDFNGSWINGLHRFVGNKDILLIGNKADILPKSVKPNRLIHWMKSEAVKLGLKPADVLLVSAHRGTGMEDALDAIDELRKGKDVYVVGCTNVGKSTFINRIIKRATGIGEVITTSHFPGTTLDLVEIPLDDGKAIYDTPGIINDHQIAHHLDAKDLKAITPKKELKPKVYQLNPEQTLYIGGLARFDFLTGDRSSFTIHVSNDLAIHRTKLENADHLYKEHLGALLSPPSEASLESLPPLVRHEFSIKQAKTDIVISGLGWITVQHPDVVVAVHAPRGVNVLLRPSLI
- a CDS encoding YqeG family HAD IIIA-type phosphatase — protein: MLIGVDVVYKYFLPDEYVKSVFSLSPEKLKEKGIKAIITDLDNTLVAWDCPDATPEISRWVKEMRDAGLKVTVVSNNNESRVKTFCDPISISFIFDAHKPLTRSFHKAVSLMGVRKEEVVVIGDQLLTDIFGGNRAGLHTILVVPVAKSDGFVTRFNRMIERRIMAGMKRRGMIKWED
- the sigK gene encoding RNA polymerase sporulation sigma factor SigK, which encodes MSGLVMAMVQLWLEIPAMLGYIRGQAFQRPLSKEEEADCLKRLAEGDESAKDELIERNMRLVAHIVKKFHPKHELLDDYISIGTIGLMKAVNSFTPDRKTKLATYAARCIENEILMYLRTQKKVQKDVSLFDPIGMDKDGQSLQIADLLQTDDEAPIDAVEQRERIERLYRHLGKLDGRELEIIQRRYGLLDDQPMTQKEIAAQLNISRSYVSRIEKRAIVKLYQLFKHEYNE
- the mtnN gene encoding 5'-methylthioadenosine/S-adenosylhomocysteine nucleosidase, with protein sequence MKIAVIGAMEQEVELLREEIDNAQTTVIADCEFIEGEVGGRSVILVKSGIGKVNAAIATTLLLDNYKPDVVLNTGSAGGFDERLEVGTVVISDEVRHHDVDVTAFGYEHGQVPGLPAAYGSDERLIQIAREVVEEIGEHQHATGLIASGDTFMSDLDHVNAVKEHFPSMIAGEMEAAAVAQVCHRFGTPFVVIRALSDIAGKDSSISFDEFLPIAARHSTDIVLKAISKL
- a CDS encoding YrrS family protein, with the translated sequence MKEREPDFSRTSRKRRRSKSNNILNALIGLVVVLIIITASIIFTGNKDEQQAEREEEAQTDSAQEEAEEQQDTDLVLEGQADEEEAETPAVESDRTETAQPPVDSDQGQNGESTSQREETTLEPADKEEKTDEGQGGKVTYANPDDPVIAETIVNSSWKPIGTTQTGNHVSQYDGTSVDWQEKKQAIAYSTGIPEESLIYWKIKNGGSPQKSIGIVSTKDKSKKYQVHLEWVDGAGWKPVQMDVLNTLEFDY